One window of Inquilinus sp. KBS0705 genomic DNA carries:
- a CDS encoding DUF4292 domain-containing protein translates to MKRNTLNKIAVICCMAILTLSACKSKKLVVVNRPTVDSAAAIKANDVRSRIAAIRSKQVTFNTFSGKAKTKLAFNGNDNDVTLNIRVSRDQKIWISVTAIAGIEVARALITPDSILVRNNFQGVYLKKPFSYVYTYASKQVNFKTLQSLLVGNAIPELVNENATYKPEGTNTAVTGTLQDLIYKLLLGPDMKVTQTNLSNQAAAQSLQVTNKVFIQADNRVIPSQIDIASTASGRKIQVNLRYTTAEFDKPLEYPFSIPKSYEAAN, encoded by the coding sequence ATGAAAAGAAATACGTTGAATAAAATAGCAGTGATATGCTGCATGGCAATTTTAACATTATCGGCCTGTAAATCAAAAAAGCTGGTGGTAGTAAACCGGCCAACGGTAGATTCGGCAGCAGCTATAAAAGCAAATGATGTGCGCAGCCGTATAGCTGCTATACGGTCAAAACAGGTAACATTCAATACCTTTTCGGGCAAAGCCAAAACCAAACTGGCCTTTAACGGCAACGATAATGATGTTACCCTAAACATCCGCGTTAGCCGCGATCAAAAAATATGGATATCGGTTACTGCAATTGCCGGTATTGAGGTAGCAAGAGCCCTGATAACCCCCGATAGTATACTGGTGCGTAACAATTTCCAGGGTGTGTATTTAAAAAAGCCGTTCAGCTATGTATATACCTATGCCAGCAAGCAGGTAAATTTTAAAACATTGCAATCGCTATTGGTAGGTAATGCCATTCCCGAACTGGTTAACGAGAACGCCACCTATAAGCCCGAAGGCACAAACACAGCCGTAACCGGTACCCTGCAAGATCTGATCTATAAGCTGCTTTTGGGCCCCGATATGAAGGTTACCCAAACTAACTTATCTAACCAGGCGGCGGCACAATCGTTACAGGTAACCAATAAAGTATTTATACAGGCCGATAATAGGGTAATACCATCGCAAATTGATATCGCATCTACAGCTTCGGGCAGAAAAATACAGGTAAACTTGCGTTATACAACAGCCGAATTTGACAAGCCGCTCGAATATCCTTTCAGTATTCCAAAAAGTTACGAAGCTGCTAATTAA
- a CDS encoding tetratricopeptide repeat protein, translated as MKKAGAITALASLLILVFAQNGNAQKNSAIIIAGKPLSYDDSTKVRELFFSALREKTIENYKLSAELFKGVLQIDPANDATMFELANLQKIQNDVDGARVLLERAVTVNPNNEWYWIALADSYEKTNDLGKLEYVFNELIRINPDKPDYYFDKANALSIQKRYDEALKLYDKVEQITGPTDDLLANRQKVYLRQGNVDKAAAALEQLIAANPTQIRNYLLLTELYNSNGLNDKAIAVLDKAKKIDPKNGMLHLALADIYREKKNYEASFNELEIAFANPDVDVEQKLRIVLGYVPKFPDPDAKASALELSKVLIDTHPDNDKAYAMYGDMLLQNEKYKEATAAYRKSVELNGQAYNVQEQLVRLDLGNNDFDTAIKDGENSLSFFPNQATMNYLVGVSWQQKKDYNKAIGYLKNTLSLETSDSDLLGQCYSALGDCYHSVNDNKNSDAAYDKALTYTPDNAFTLNNYAYYLSLRNEQLDKAAQMSKRSNDLQANTASFEDTYAWILFKQKNYQEAKLWIEKSLLHDKGNSPVKTEHYGDILFLLGNTDAALQNWNKAKTQGGASPVLERKINEKKYVE; from the coding sequence ATGAAAAAAGCAGGGGCAATTACAGCATTGGCATCGTTATTAATTTTGGTATTTGCCCAAAATGGCAACGCGCAAAAAAACAGTGCCATTATAATTGCGGGTAAGCCCCTAAGCTATGATGATAGTACAAAGGTGCGGGAGCTGTTTTTTTCGGCCCTGCGCGAAAAAACCATCGAGAATTATAAGCTATCTGCCGAGTTATTTAAAGGCGTTTTGCAAATAGACCCTGCTAACGATGCCACCATGTTTGAGCTGGCCAACCTGCAAAAAATTCAAAACGATGTTGATGGTGCCCGCGTACTTTTAGAACGGGCAGTTACCGTAAACCCCAATAATGAGTGGTACTGGATAGCCCTGGCCGATAGTTACGAAAAAACAAACGACCTGGGTAAATTGGAGTATGTTTTTAACGAGCTTATCAGGATAAATCCCGACAAGCCCGATTACTATTTTGATAAGGCCAATGCTTTATCTATCCAAAAAAGATACGACGAAGCCTTAAAGCTATATGATAAGGTAGAACAAATTACCGGCCCTACAGACGACCTGTTAGCCAACCGCCAAAAAGTGTACCTGCGCCAGGGCAATGTTGATAAAGCCGCTGCTGCCTTGGAGCAGCTAATTGCAGCTAACCCTACACAAATACGCAACTACCTGCTGTTAACCGAATTGTATAATTCAAACGGATTAAATGATAAAGCCATAGCCGTGCTGGATAAGGCCAAAAAGATAGATCCTAAAAATGGCATGCTGCATTTGGCCCTGGCCGATATATACCGGGAGAAAAAGAACTACGAAGCCAGCTTTAACGAATTGGAGATAGCTTTTGCCAACCCCGATGTTGATGTTGAACAAAAGTTAAGGATAGTACTGGGTTACGTGCCAAAATTCCCCGACCCGGATGCTAAGGCAAGCGCGTTGGAATTAAGCAAGGTTTTGATAGATACCCATCCGGATAATGATAAGGCTTATGCCATGTATGGCGATATGCTGCTGCAAAACGAAAAATATAAAGAAGCTACCGCTGCCTACCGCAAATCGGTTGAGCTTAACGGGCAGGCATATAATGTACAGGAACAATTGGTGCGCTTAGATTTAGGCAATAACGATTTTGACACCGCCATAAAAGATGGCGAAAACTCGCTGTCGTTTTTCCCTAACCAGGCCACCATGAACTATTTGGTAGGCGTATCGTGGCAACAAAAAAAGGATTATAATAAAGCCATAGGCTACCTTAAAAATACTTTATCGTTAGAAACTTCGGATAGCGATCTGTTGGGCCAATGTTATTCGGCTTTAGGCGATTGTTATCACTCGGTAAATGATAATAAAAACTCGGATGCGGCTTATGATAAGGCGCTTACCTATACCCCTGATAATGCATTCACGCTGAACAATTATGCGTACTATTTGTCGTTAAGGAATGAGCAATTAGACAAAGCCGCCCAAATGTCAAAGCGTAGTAACGATTTGCAGGCCAATACGGCATCGTTTGAAGATACCTACGCCTGGATATTATTTAAACAGAAAAACTACCAGGAGGCTAAACTTTGGATAGAAAAATCGCTCTTACATGATAAAGGCAACAGCCCGGTAAAAACAGAACACTACGGTGATATTTTATTTTTATTGGGTAATACAGATGCCGCCCTGCAAAACTGGAACAAAGCCAAAACACAGGGAGGTGCATCGCCGGTATTAGAAAGAAAGATAAATGAAAAGAAATACGTTGAATAA
- the gatA gene encoding Asp-tRNA(Asn)/Glu-tRNA(Gln) amidotransferase subunit GatA — protein sequence MSNTYSSYNDVKRGLQSGKITAGSLVKGYLQQIKNNTGLNVFNEVFEQEAIDAAATVDARISAGTAGKLAGMVLAIKDNICYKGHKVTASSKILENFTSIYSSTIVERLLAEDAIIIGRCNCDEFAMGAANENSYFGPVKNYADETRVSGGSSGGSAVAVQAGMCHAAIGTDTGGSVRQPAAFCGLVGMKPTYGRISRHGIISYASSFDQVGTLTNSVEDAELLLQIMAGPDEFDSTLSHQPVPQFSETVKPAGKKNIAYIQEAISSPGVDTDVKNTLINYIEKLRADGHTVKPISFELLDYLVPSYYILAMAEASSNLARYDGVHYGYRSPNATDLESTYKLSRSEGFGKEVKRRIMLGTFVLSAGYYDAYYAKAQKVRRLIQNKTNDILKDFDFILTPTAPEPAFSIGKKEKDPVVTYLHDIFTVQASLAGMPAISLPAGNNSKGLPLGLQLLAKSFAEEELLNFSKYFLKL from the coding sequence ATGTCTAACACTTATTCCTCTTATAATGATGTTAAGAGAGGGTTGCAAAGCGGCAAAATTACTGCCGGGAGCCTTGTAAAGGGTTATTTGCAGCAAATAAAAAATAATACCGGCTTAAATGTATTTAACGAGGTATTTGAGCAGGAAGCCATTGATGCCGCTGCAACTGTTGATGCACGCATAAGCGCCGGTACAGCCGGTAAGCTGGCCGGTATGGTTTTAGCCATTAAGGATAACATATGCTACAAAGGGCATAAGGTAACTGCATCATCAAAAATTCTTGAAAATTTTACTTCTATCTATTCCTCAACCATAGTTGAAAGGCTGTTGGCCGAGGATGCCATTATTATAGGCCGCTGCAATTGCGATGAATTTGCAATGGGTGCCGCTAACGAGAACTCGTACTTTGGCCCCGTAAAAAACTACGCTGATGAAACCCGTGTATCGGGTGGCTCGTCGGGTGGCTCGGCAGTTGCGGTGCAGGCCGGTATGTGCCATGCGGCTATCGGTACCGATACCGGCGGCTCGGTGAGGCAACCTGCTGCCTTTTGCGGTTTGGTTGGCATGAAGCCCACGTATGGCCGTATATCAAGGCATGGTATCATCTCCTACGCTTCGTCGTTTGACCAGGTGGGTACCTTAACCAATAGCGTTGAGGATGCCGAGCTTCTTTTGCAAATTATGGCCGGCCCGGATGAGTTTGACAGTACCCTATCGCATCAACCCGTGCCACAGTTTAGCGAAACGGTAAAGCCGGCAGGCAAAAAAAATATCGCTTATATACAAGAAGCCATATCAAGCCCGGGTGTAGATACCGACGTAAAAAACACGCTCATCAACTATATAGAAAAACTAAGGGCCGACGGGCATACCGTTAAGCCTATATCGTTTGAATTGCTTGATTATCTGGTGCCATCATACTATATATTGGCTATGGCCGAGGCATCGTCAAACCTGGCCCGTTACGATGGAGTGCATTATGGCTACCGCAGCCCCAATGCTACCGACCTGGAATCAACCTACAAACTGTCACGGTCCGAAGGGTTTGGCAAAGAAGTAAAGCGACGTATTATGTTAGGCACATTTGTACTAAGCGCGGGTTACTACGATGCTTATTATGCAAAAGCTCAAAAAGTGCGCAGGCTTATCCAAAACAAAACCAACGATATACTAAAGGATTTTGATTTTATACTTACCCCGACAGCTCCCGAGCCGGCATTTTCGATAGGGAAGAAAGAAAAAGACCCGGTGGTTACTTACCTGCATGATATTTTTACGGTACAGGCATCACTGGCCGGCATGCCCGCCATATCGTTACCGGCAGGCAATAATAGCAAGGGCTTACCGTTAGGTTTACAATTATTAGCCAAAAGTTTTGCTGAGGAGGAACTGTTAAATTTTTCCAAATATTTCTTGAAGCTATAG
- a CDS encoding oligosaccharide flippase family protein: MSTAKKFAGQTAIYGLSTIAGRVLTFFLTPIYTRTYPAKIYGIFGNLYAYASMLNALLAFGMETTFFRYLNKRPDDKQLVYNNAFGAILGVSVIFFLATFPFANLITTWIRIDASTPLPDYVLYIKFFIGTLIVDALCVIPFAKLRADGRPGRYGLLKFLNVIIFVGLNLTFIYVLPFIIKHNLPGAAWLSTWFHKGWVGYVFLSNFIASASTFILLLPEFLKLRPTFSKALFVEMLMYSWPVLIANFSYLINENLDKILLGKLVLKDSSTQVGIYLACSKISVFLSIFVNAFRLGAEPFFFSHAKNKNATQTYARIMDYFIIAVCMIFVALVANIELLKYFIKGRDAAQTNLYWSGIGVIPILLFGYVSLGIYMNLSVWYKLTDQTKYGLYISGVGALLTIVLNFIFIPYFGFIASAWISLTAYASMMLLSYLWGQKNYPIPYNIKKNLAYIITSAVLVYISFTVFNRNIFIGNGLLLLFAAGAFYFERKELKAIFSR; this comes from the coding sequence TTGTCAACTGCTAAAAAATTTGCCGGCCAAACCGCTATATATGGTTTAAGTACCATTGCTGGTAGGGTGCTTACTTTTTTCCTTACGCCAATATACACCCGTACCTATCCCGCCAAAATTTATGGGATATTTGGCAACCTGTATGCCTATGCATCAATGCTTAATGCGCTATTGGCATTTGGTATGGAAACAACCTTTTTCCGTTACCTTAATAAACGGCCCGATGATAAGCAGTTGGTTTATAATAATGCATTCGGGGCCATTTTGGGGGTGTCTGTAATATTTTTTCTGGCCACTTTTCCATTTGCTAATCTTATTACTACCTGGATAAGGATAGATGCATCTACCCCATTGCCGGACTATGTTTTATACATCAAATTTTTTATAGGCACACTTATAGTTGATGCCTTATGCGTAATACCATTTGCCAAACTACGCGCCGATGGGAGGCCCGGGCGTTATGGGCTGCTTAAGTTTTTAAACGTTATTATATTTGTAGGGCTTAACCTAACTTTTATATATGTTTTACCTTTTATAATAAAGCATAATTTGCCGGGCGCAGCATGGTTAAGTACCTGGTTCCATAAAGGCTGGGTTGGCTATGTGTTTTTATCAAACTTTATTGCCAGCGCATCTACTTTTATATTGCTATTGCCCGAATTTTTAAAACTGAGGCCAACTTTTAGCAAAGCGTTATTTGTAGAAATGCTGATGTATAGCTGGCCGGTTTTAATAGCCAATTTTTCGTACCTTATAAATGAGAACCTGGATAAAATATTACTGGGTAAACTGGTGCTTAAGGATAGCTCTACACAGGTAGGTATTTACCTGGCCTGTTCTAAAATATCTGTCTTCCTCAGCATATTTGTTAACGCCTTTAGGCTTGGGGCCGAACCTTTCTTTTTTAGCCATGCTAAAAACAAAAATGCCACCCAAACCTACGCCCGTATTATGGACTATTTTATAATTGCGGTGTGTATGATATTTGTGGCCCTTGTGGCCAATATCGAATTGCTTAAGTATTTTATTAAAGGCAGGGATGCAGCGCAAACCAACCTTTATTGGTCGGGTATAGGGGTAATACCTATACTATTGTTCGGGTATGTAAGCCTGGGTATTTACATGAATTTATCTGTTTGGTATAAACTTACCGATCAGACCAAATACGGCCTGTACATTTCGGGCGTTGGTGCCTTACTTACCATTGTATTAAATTTTATTTTTATTCCATATTTCGGCTTTATCGCATCGGCATGGATTTCGTTAACCGCTTATGCCAGCATGATGCTATTATCGTACTTATGGGGGCAAAAAAACTACCCTATACCATATAATATAAAAAAGAACCTGGCCTATATCATTACCTCGGCTGTGCTCGTTTATATATCATTCACGGTGTTCAATCGTAATATATTTATAGGTAATGGTCTGTTGTTATTATTTGCAGCCGGGGCATTCTACTTCGAACGAAAAGAACTAAAAGCTATATTTAGCAGATGA
- the tatA gene encoding twin-arginine translocase TatA/TatE family subunit, with protein sequence MGGLGAPEIILIIVAILIMFGGKKIPELMKGLGKGVKEFKDAQNGESSTTNTTTSTEDKAKV encoded by the coding sequence ATGGGTGGATTAGGCGCACCAGAAATCATTCTGATCATCGTTGCAATATTAATTATGTTCGGCGGTAAAAAAATTCCTGAACTAATGAAAGGTTTAGGAAAAGGCGTTAAAGAATTTAAAGACGCACAAAACGGCGAAAGCTCTACTACAAACACTACAACATCTACCGAAGATAAAGCGAAAGTTTAA
- a CDS encoding amidohydrolase family protein yields the protein MKSFKADYVYPVSADPIKNGIVTVDDLGKIISISDKPTAENQNLAIQQVQGVICPGFINTHCHTELSHLKDKIKPGTGLVSFIKEVLALRQTDKSQIIDGIEKADQEMYNNGIVAVGDISNTNASISVKAKSELYYHTFVEVLGFLPEKAEEVFNNAVALAQEFKPQPSSITAHAPYSVSKELFKLIKRHADSGNNLLSIHNQECEDENKFYRYKLGSFIDMYQHMGINIDYFRPQARNSLQSMVPLLTNRQKILLVHNTCTNLKDIYFIKRFDRKINWCFCPNANLYIEKRLPKVELFVNQGLNITLGTDSLASNSKLCILSEMRTLQQHFASLSLDTLLQWGTQNGAEFFGIDDTKGTIEVGKTPGLNLITGLDGQRITPETKVKKLI from the coding sequence ATGAAAAGTTTTAAAGCCGATTACGTATACCCTGTTAGTGCCGATCCAATTAAGAACGGAATTGTTACAGTAGATGATTTGGGTAAGATCATCTCCATATCAGATAAACCAACTGCCGAAAACCAAAACCTTGCCATACAACAAGTACAGGGCGTTATATGCCCCGGCTTTATAAACACCCACTGCCATACCGAGCTTTCGCACCTTAAAGACAAGATAAAGCCCGGCACCGGGCTGGTAAGTTTTATAAAAGAAGTATTGGCCCTGCGCCAAACCGATAAAAGCCAGATCATCGACGGTATTGAAAAAGCCGACCAGGAAATGTACAATAACGGTATTGTTGCTGTTGGCGATATTTCAAACACCAATGCCAGCATTTCCGTTAAGGCTAAAAGCGAGCTTTACTACCATACTTTTGTGGAGGTACTTGGCTTTTTACCCGAAAAAGCCGAAGAAGTATTTAACAACGCTGTAGCTTTAGCACAAGAGTTTAAGCCGCAGCCAAGCTCGATAACCGCGCATGCACCATACTCAGTATCAAAAGAACTTTTTAAGCTGATAAAACGCCACGCCGATAGCGGCAATAACCTGCTTAGCATACATAACCAGGAGTGCGAGGACGAGAATAAGTTTTACCGCTATAAACTGGGCAGCTTTATTGATATGTACCAGCACATGGGCATCAACATAGATTATTTCAGGCCGCAGGCACGTAACTCACTGCAGTCGATGGTGCCTTTATTAACCAACCGCCAAAAAATACTGCTGGTACATAATACCTGTACTAATCTAAAAGATATTTACTTCATTAAACGGTTCGACCGTAAGATAAACTGGTGCTTTTGCCCCAATGCCAATTTATACATCGAAAAAAGGCTACCCAAGGTAGAGCTATTTGTAAACCAGGGACTAAACATTACACTGGGTACCGATAGCCTGGCATCAAACAGTAAGCTTTGTATTTTGAGCGAGATGCGCACGCTGCAACAGCATTTTGCATCGTTAAGTTTGGATACTTTGCTGCAATGGGGTACACAAAACGGTGCTGAATTTTTTGGTATTGACGATACAAAAGGCACTATCGAAGTTGGCAAAACCCCCGGCTTAAACTTAATTACAGGTTTAGACGGCCAGCGCATAACCCCCGAAACAAAAGTTAAAAAGCTGATCTAA
- a CDS encoding peptidoglycan DD-metalloendopeptidase family protein, whose protein sequence is MKFFRAALFFICVLATTGAFAQSSAELKRRRDRLSDELEQLNREYQETASNKKVSLKQLNILKAQINLREEKIVNINSEVRNLDNQISESNNTVHSLQGQLDQLKKDYAGMVLFAYRNKSGYNKLMFIFASKDFNQAYKRLKYLQQFGAYRERQAGYIQGTQKELHVKINELDKDKKQKNNLLTEQEKEKDALGKAKNSQVKVITELSKHQGELRQQQRAMQKLIAQAKRQIDIAIRKEIEEARREAEEKARAEARAAAAKAKAENREVAAPTKKVISKSSTTSEILNATPEAAKLSNDFLGNRGRLPWPVANGQLVHGFGTYTDSEGIRNDNNGYEIRTSSGAAIRAVFDGEVIKVMDVAGAYMVIIRHGEYLTAYNNLRTVSVAKGQKVSTKQTIGSVATDPSSGEAEVLFSLYKGTTAVNPKLWLADN, encoded by the coding sequence ATGAAATTTTTTAGAGCCGCCCTCTTTTTTATTTGTGTATTAGCTACAACCGGCGCGTTTGCGCAAAGCAGTGCCGAACTTAAACGCAGGCGCGACAGGCTATCTGACGAACTCGAGCAACTTAACCGCGAATACCAGGAAACAGCCAGCAATAAAAAGGTATCGTTAAAACAGCTGAATATTTTAAAGGCGCAGATAAATTTACGCGAAGAAAAGATAGTGAATATCAATTCGGAAGTAAGAAATTTAGATAATCAAATCTCTGAGAGCAATAATACCGTACATAGCCTACAAGGCCAGTTAGACCAGCTTAAAAAAGATTATGCCGGCATGGTGCTTTTTGCATACCGTAATAAAAGCGGGTACAACAAGCTGATGTTTATTTTTGCCTCAAAAGACTTTAACCAGGCATATAAGCGTTTGAAATATTTGCAGCAATTTGGGGCCTACCGCGAGCGGCAGGCAGGCTACATACAAGGTACCCAAAAAGAGCTGCATGTTAAGATAAACGAACTGGATAAGGATAAGAAGCAAAAGAACAATTTGCTTACCGAGCAGGAGAAAGAAAAGGATGCCCTTGGCAAAGCCAAGAATAGCCAAGTAAAGGTAATTACCGAGCTATCAAAACACCAGGGCGAACTTAGACAGCAGCAAAGGGCCATGCAAAAGTTAATTGCGCAGGCCAAAAGGCAAATAGATATTGCCATTAGGAAAGAAATTGAAGAAGCAAGGCGCGAGGCCGAAGAAAAAGCAAGGGCCGAAGCCCGTGCAGCGGCGGCAAAAGCCAAGGCAGAGAACCGCGAGGTTGCTGCCCCAACAAAAAAAGTGATAAGCAAATCGTCTACCACCAGCGAGATATTGAACGCTACGCCAGAGGCAGCCAAATTATCAAACGACTTTTTGGGTAACCGTGGCCGTTTACCATGGCCCGTAGCAAATGGCCAGTTGGTACATGGGTTTGGTACTTATACTGATAGCGAGGGTATACGTAACGATAATAACGGTTACGAGATACGCACCAGCAGTGGCGCGGCAATAAGGGCGGTATTTGATGGCGAAGTAATTAAAGTGATGGATGTAGCCGGCGCTTACATGGTAATTATAAGGCATGGCGAGTATTTAACGGCTTATAATAACTTGCGGACTGTAAGTGTGGCTAAGGGACAAAAGGTGAGCACTAAGCAAACTATTGGTAGTGTTGCCACCGACCCAAGCAGCGGAGAGGCCGAAGTATTGTTTTCGTTATATAAAGGGACTACTGCTGTTAACCCTAAGTTGTGGTTAGCAGATAATTAG
- a CDS encoding LysM peptidoglycan-binding domain-containing protein — translation MKQLFTFIICILLVQVVKADLLNPNLPAVTRADTNLLVNIAPPVVSPFQNVIYKRRLDSIQKEVQLDYNEYVQSYIDNYTARRDEMGRMLGLTRYYFPIYEKAFRDVGIPDEIKYLSIVESALNPNAMSRVGAAGPWQFMSETAKIYGLKMNEYVDERRDPVQASYAAAAYLKDAYQQFGDWLLAIASYNCGKSNVEHALEKTGTHDYWSIRELLPPETRGYVPAFIAVNYVMKFHNRHNILAQNGDLAIATDTMQVNKFVPLSRIATALGMSFKDLCVLNPAYRQQIVNGSAAAPRMIIIPQIDKQREAVLRAAIDNLNAPIQAMGPIHYVPLPQPVELAFPSKPVYAQANSAAGQPVVTGPAPAYYTTQKGDTLSDIAGKYGIKIADLLQWNKELGSNTTLSLMPGLSVKLGKG, via the coding sequence ATGAAGCAACTATTTACTTTCATTATTTGCATATTATTGGTGCAGGTAGTTAAAGCAGATCTTTTAAACCCTAATTTACCCGCTGTTACCAGGGCAGATACCAACCTGTTGGTAAACATAGCACCCCCGGTGGTTTCTCCTTTTCAAAATGTTATTTACAAACGCCGGTTAGACTCGATACAAAAAGAGGTGCAGCTGGATTACAACGAATACGTACAAAGCTACATTGATAACTATACCGCCCGCCGCGACGAGATGGGCCGCATGCTTGGCCTTACCCGTTATTATTTCCCTATTTACGAAAAGGCTTTTCGGGATGTGGGCATACCCGACGAGATAAAATACCTTTCAATTGTCGAGTCGGCATTAAACCCCAATGCGATGTCGAGGGTAGGTGCCGCCGGGCCATGGCAGTTTATGAGCGAAACAGCCAAAATATACGGCTTAAAGATGAATGAGTATGTAGATGAGCGCCGAGACCCTGTACAGGCAAGCTACGCCGCCGCCGCTTATTTAAAAGATGCTTACCAGCAATTTGGTGATTGGCTGCTGGCCATTGCATCGTACAATTGCGGTAAAAGTAATGTAGAGCACGCGCTCGAAAAAACCGGCACACATGATTACTGGAGCATACGCGAGCTTTTACCACCCGAAACACGCGGCTACGTACCTGCATTTATCGCGGTAAATTATGTAATGAAGTTTCATAACAGGCATAACATACTGGCGCAAAACGGGGACCTGGCCATTGCGACAGATACCATGCAGGTAAACAAGTTTGTGCCCTTAAGCCGTATAGCTACAGCCTTGGGCATGAGCTTTAAGGATCTTTGTGTTTTAAACCCGGCGTACAGGCAACAAATAGTAAACGGATCTGCCGCGGCACCGCGCATGATCATCATCCCGCAGATTGATAAGCAAAGGGAAGCTGTATTACGTGCCGCCATTGATAATTTGAATGCGCCTATACAGGCAATGGGACCAATACATTATGTACCCCTGCCGCAACCTGTCGAGCTGGCCTTTCCATCTAAACCGGTATACGCACAGGCGAATAGCGCCGCTGGGCAACCTGTTGTAACTGGGCCTGCGCCTGCTTACTACACTACCCAAAAAGGCGATACATTAAGCGATATAGCCGGTAAATACGGTATAAAAATTGCCGATCTGCTACAATGGAATAAAGAATTAGGCAGCAATACTACCCTGAGTTTAATGCCCGGTTTATCGGTTAAATTAGGCAAAGGATAA
- a CDS encoding dUTP diphosphatase: MNIKIINRSGNALPAYETLHAAGMDLRADLQAPVLLKPLERTLIPTGLFIELPEGYEAQIRPRSGLAFKHGIGIVNSPGTIDADYRGEIKVLLVNLSNVDFEINTGDRIAQMVVARHEQVNWLEVEVLNETSRGAGGYGHTGVG; the protein is encoded by the coding sequence ATGAACATTAAAATTATAAACAGATCGGGCAACGCACTGCCGGCTTACGAAACCTTGCATGCCGCCGGGATGGATCTGCGTGCCGATTTGCAGGCGCCTGTGTTGTTAAAACCGCTTGAACGCACACTTATACCCACAGGCTTGTTTATTGAACTGCCCGAGGGCTACGAGGCACAGATACGCCCGCGCAGCGGCCTGGCATTTAAGCATGGTATAGGCATAGTAAACTCGCCCGGCACCATTGATGCCGATTACCGGGGCGAAATAAAGGTGCTGCTGGTTAACCTGTCTAACGTTGATTTTGAAATAAACACTGGCGACAGGATTGCTCAAATGGTAGTTGCCAGGCACGAGCAGGTAAACTGGCTGGAGGTTGAGGTGTTAAACGAAACATCGCGCGGGGCGGGCGGTTATGGCCACACAGGCGTAGGATAG
- a CDS encoding acylphosphatase translates to MKHLDIIVKGKVQGVSFRAGAKAVADQLGVKGFVKNEPNGDVFIAAEADDMMMEMFLEWCHEGAEHAIVDAVETHDGELKNYRNFEIVKKSL, encoded by the coding sequence ATGAAACATTTGGATATTATAGTAAAGGGAAAGGTGCAGGGCGTATCGTTTAGGGCAGGTGCAAAAGCCGTTGCCGACCAGTTAGGCGTAAAGGGCTTTGTAAAGAACGAGCCAAACGGCGATGTATTTATAGCCGCCGAAGCTGACGATATGATGATGGAAATGTTTTTAGAATGGTGCCACGAAGGTGCTGAGCACGCCATTGTAGATGCCGTTGAAACGCATGATGGCGAATTAAAAAACTATCGTAATTTTGAGATAGTTAAAAAGAGTTTATAA